The following proteins come from a genomic window of Methanosarcina sp. MTP4:
- a CDS encoding ion transporter, with the protein MAASVKSNPQNRPPYDNWRNTLYTIIFEAESPAGKLFDEILILAILLSIIVVMLDSVSSIAAIHGDLFYTLEWIFTILFTVEYFLRLICVGRPIRYATSFFGIIDLLAILPTYLSLMLPGSQYLLVIRSLRLLRVFRVLKLAQYIGEADLLIRALRASRRKITLFLFTVLTLVVILGSLMYVIEGADSGFTSIPRSIYWAIITLTTVGYGDIVPETNLGQALASIIMIIGYSIIAVPTGIVTSEITYASKYLGGRVCHNCSFEGNDSDARYCKRCGAKL; encoded by the coding sequence ATGGCTGCTTCAGTGAAAAGTAACCCGCAAAATAGGCCGCCTTACGATAACTGGCGAAATACCTTATATACAATAATATTTGAAGCAGAATCCCCCGCAGGAAAGCTTTTTGATGAAATCCTGATTCTTGCCATCCTGCTGAGCATTATTGTTGTTATGCTCGACAGCGTTAGCAGCATTGCGGCTATACATGGCGATTTGTTCTATACCCTGGAATGGATTTTCACGATACTGTTCACAGTGGAGTATTTTTTACGCCTGATCTGTGTTGGCCGGCCCATCCGGTATGCCACGAGTTTCTTCGGTATCATAGACCTGCTGGCAATTCTCCCTACCTATCTTAGCCTTATGCTGCCGGGCAGCCAGTACCTGCTGGTGATCCGGAGTTTGCGCTTACTCCGGGTTTTCAGGGTGCTCAAACTTGCCCAGTATATTGGTGAAGCTGATTTATTGATAAGAGCTTTACGTGCAAGCCGGAGAAAAATAACCCTGTTCTTATTTACTGTTTTGACTCTGGTGGTGATATTGGGCTCCCTTATGTATGTTATTGAAGGGGCAGATAGTGGGTTTACCAGCATACCCCGGAGCATCTACTGGGCAATCATAACCCTTACCACCGTAGGATACGGGGACATAGTCCCCGAAACGAATCTCGGGCAGGCCCTGGCATCGATTATTATGATAATAGGTTACAGCATCATAGCGGTCCCTACCGGCATTGTAACATCCGAGATCACCTATGCAAGCAAATACCTTGGTGGAAGGGTGTGCCATAATTGCAGTTTTGAAGGAAATGACAGCGATGCCAGATACTGTAAGCGCTGCGGGGCAAAATTATAA
- a CDS encoding glutamine synthetase family protein: protein MKTSNVELNPNRLVQHLNKPASEFTKDDIIRFIKDNGIKMLNFRYAGGDGRLKALTFVIRDEEHLDNLLSAGERVDGSSLFSYIEADTSDLYVLPKYRTAFVNPFEEIPTLDILCSYFDKEGNPLKSSSETVMKKATQILTEKTGYELQAMGELEYYIIANKDEVNMGFPAVDQAGYHESNPFTKFDQLRKEAMMYVSEAGGKIKYGHSEVGNFTDDKYYYEQNEIEFETDSPESSVESLLIAKWMLRMLADQYGVVVSFAPKITVGKAGSGLHVHMKLLKDGKSVMVENGDVSNTAKRAMAGLLDVASGITAFGNRIPTSYLRLVPHQEAPTNICWGDRNRSALVRVPLGWFSKGSSKMVAIANPNYDEEFREHSYKSTFEFRAADPSADLYLLLAAFAVGIRHGFEMEDALEIADKLYISVNIFKDEHKDRLAQLEHLPASCYESAQALKKQKDVFTQYDVFTEGMIDDSAKLLEAFDDDQLSERLYGKNDEIKKLVDSFIHIA, encoded by the coding sequence ATGAAAACATCAAATGTAGAACTCAATCCTAACAGACTGGTACAGCATCTCAATAAGCCAGCAAGCGAATTCACTAAAGACGACATTATAAGGTTCATCAAGGATAACGGCATTAAGATGCTGAATTTCCGCTATGCTGGCGGCGATGGCAGGCTTAAAGCCCTCACCTTCGTAATCAGAGACGAAGAGCATCTTGACAACTTACTTTCCGCCGGTGAGAGAGTAGACGGATCAAGTCTTTTTTCATACATTGAGGCAGACACAAGCGACCTCTATGTCCTTCCTAAATACAGGACTGCCTTCGTAAATCCTTTTGAAGAAATTCCCACCCTGGACATCCTCTGTTCTTACTTCGACAAGGAAGGAAACCCCCTCAAAAGCTCTTCTGAAACCGTCATGAAGAAGGCTACCCAGATCCTGACTGAGAAGACAGGCTACGAGCTCCAGGCAATGGGCGAACTCGAATACTATATCATCGCCAACAAAGATGAAGTCAACATGGGTTTCCCGGCCGTTGATCAGGCAGGATACCACGAGTCCAATCCCTTTACCAAATTCGATCAGCTCAGAAAGGAAGCAATGATGTACGTTTCCGAAGCTGGCGGAAAAATCAAATACGGACACTCTGAAGTCGGAAACTTCACTGACGACAAGTACTACTACGAGCAGAACGAAATCGAATTCGAGACCGACTCACCTGAAAGCAGTGTCGAAAGTCTGCTTATTGCAAAATGGATGCTCAGGATGCTTGCAGACCAGTACGGTGTAGTTGTCAGCTTTGCCCCGAAGATCACTGTCGGAAAAGCCGGAAGCGGACTGCACGTCCATATGAAGCTCCTGAAGGACGGAAAGAGCGTTATGGTAGAGAACGGCGATGTTAGTAACACTGCAAAGCGTGCAATGGCCGGGCTTCTTGACGTTGCGTCAGGAATCACTGCCTTTGGAAACAGGATCCCTACATCCTACCTGCGCCTTGTTCCTCACCAGGAAGCTCCCACAAATATTTGCTGGGGAGACAGAAACCGCTCTGCTCTGGTCCGTGTGCCCCTTGGCTGGTTCTCCAAAGGCTCCAGCAAGATGGTAGCCATAGCCAATCCGAACTACGACGAGGAGTTCAGGGAACACAGTTACAAGTCTACCTTTGAATTCCGTGCTGCAGACCCTTCAGCTGACCTTTACCTGCTCTTAGCAGCCTTTGCTGTAGGTATCCGCCATGGATTTGAGATGGAAGATGCCCTTGAAATTGCCGACAAGCTCTATATTAGCGTTAACATCTTCAAGGACGAACATAAAGACAGACTTGCCCAGCTTGAACACCTCCCCGCTTCTTGCTACGAGTCCGCTCAGGCCCTGAAGAAACAAAAGGACGTTTTCACTCAGTACGATGTCTTCACTGAAGGTATGATTGACGACAGCGCAAAACTCCTTGAAGCCTTTGACGACGATCAGCTCAGTGAGAGGCTCTACGGCAAGAACGACGAAATCAAGAAGCTTGTGGACAGTTTCATCCACATTGCTTAA
- a CDS encoding YbjQ family protein — translation MIIATTDTIAGKEIVHTLGMARGSTIQAKHIGKDIMSGLRTVVGGELTEYSQMLEEAREKSINRMVDDAEKMGADAVVNVRFMTSMVMAGAAEILAYGTAVKIVNK, via the coding sequence ATGATTATCGCAACCACAGATACAATAGCAGGAAAGGAGATTGTACATACCCTTGGAATGGCCCGCGGCAGTACCATTCAGGCCAAGCATATCGGCAAGGATATCATGTCAGGCCTGCGCACCGTTGTAGGGGGCGAACTGACAGAATACTCCCAGATGCTTGAAGAAGCAAGGGAAAAGTCAATCAACCGTATGGTGGATGACGCCGAAAAGATGGGAGCGGATGCCGTTGTGAATGTCAGGTTCATGACCTCCATGGTAATGGCAGGGGCAGCCGAGATCCTTGCATACGGAACAGCTGTTAAGATAGTGAATAAGTGA